Part of the Patescibacteria group bacterium genome is shown below.
AATTCAAGCACACTCAAATTGAAGAATTGAAAATTTTATTGGTTCACAGTGTTCTGCATATTTTGGGACACGACCATCGTTTTGAAAAAGAAAAAAATAAAATGGACAAACTCGCTAATCAAATACTTAGAGTAATATAAGACTTCGTAAGTTGGCGGACGCGAATTGCCGTGAAAATTTATAGTTATTAGTTAATGGTTTTTAGTCTTGGTTTATTGGTTGCCGGTTTCTAACTGACAACTGAATAACTATAACCAATAACTATGAACTAAAAACTATTATAAATACGCATATGTTTTTCAATCGTTTAATTAAAAGTTTCATCAATGCTTTTCGGGGGATAGGGTATACCTTTCGCCACGAAGTCAGCTTCAGAATTCAGATTATTTTTGCAATTGTTGTTTTAATCGGCGCTTTTTATTTGCCTTTGAGAACTCTGGAAAGAGTGGTGATTATCTTATTAGTGGCGATGGTTTTAATTTTGGAACTGGCCAATTCGGTATTGGAAAGAGTGGTTGATTTATTTCAACCGAAAATAGATTATATCGCCAAAGCGGTTAAAGATATTATGGCCGCCGCGGTTTTTGTGGCCGCCTTGGCTTCGGTCGTGGTGGGACTAATTATCTTCGTACCATATCTTCTTAAAATTTAAACATTAAAAATTTGTTTAGAAATTAAAAATTAGAAATTAGAAATTTAAATCATATGTCTTCCAAAGAAATAATTACAGGAATTGACCTCGGGTCAAAATCAATAAAAATCGCCGTTGGGCAAGAAGTTGCCGGTGAGTTGAATATTATCGGCTTGGCCGAAGAACCATCGGAAGGAATTTCAAAAGGAATGATTATCAGCATTGAAGATACCATTTCTTCTCTTTCTTCTTGTCTTGAAAAAATTGATAAAATGATAAGCATGCAAATAGAGCATGCTTATATCGGTATTTCCGGCTCGCATATTATTTCGCAAGAAAGCAAGGGCGTGATAGCCATTTCCCGAGCTGACGGAGAAATAAAAGACGATGATGTCAGAAGAGTTTTGGAAGCGGCTCAAACCGTGGTTACGCCGCCGAATTATGAATTCATTCACAGCATCCCGAGAAGTTTTACGGTTGATAATCAGCCCGGAATCATAGATCCGATCGGTATGACCGGCGTGCGCTTGGAAGTGGAATCGCAAATTATTTTAGGCCTTTCAAATCAAATTAAAAATTTAACAAAATGTTTTTATCGCGTCGGCGTTAACATTGATGACAAAATTTTATCGGTTTTGGCCGCCGCGGAAACAGTGCTTTCCAGAAGACAGAAAGATTTCGGCGTGGCCGTGGTCAATTTGGGACACACCACCACCAGCTTGGTTGTTTTTGAAGAAGGAGATATTTTATTGGCAAAAGTGTTGCCCATTGGCGCCCGCCATATTACCGGCGATATTTCTCTCGGTTTGAAAATTCCTCTTGATTTGGCCGAGGCGATTAAATTAAGATATGGAACAACTTTGCCCGACAAAGTGGACAAGCATGAACAAATCAATTTGAAAGATTTGGATGAAAATGAAGAAGGCCTGGTTTCCAGAAAAGAAGTGGCGAAAATCATTGAAGCAAGATGCGAAGAAATTTTTGAAATAGTTGATAAAGAATTAATGACCGTGGCCAGAAGCGGCAAATTGCCGGCCGGCGTGGTCTTGATCGGCGGGGGATCAAAATTGGACGGATTGGTGGAAACGGCTAAAAATGTTTTCAAAACTCCGGCTTCAATCGGCGTGTCTCAAGGATTCACGAGCGGAATCAATAAATCTTACGACCCGATTTTTTCCACAGCCGTGGGTTTGGTTTTATACGGACCGAAAAACAGCATCAGGAACACAAAAGTTCTCAAGAATGAAACTTTTTCAAAAATAAAAAAAATGTTTAAAATGCTTAATCCGCTTTAAACTATGGCTCAATCCAAAAATCAGTCGTCAAAGTTGGCGGTAAAAATAAAAGTTATTGGCATCGGCGGGGCGGGTGGAGCGACTATCGGCAGGCTGATTAAAGCTAAAATAAACAATATTGAATACGTCGCCATCAATACTGATTTTAAATCTCTGGATTCAATCAAGGGAAAAGTTCAAAAAATAAAAATAGGAAAAAAAATCACCAAAGGATTGGGAACGGGAATGAATTTGGAACTGGGCAGAATGGCTATTGAAGAAAGCATCAATGACGTGAAAAAATCTTTAAACAACGCTGACTTGATTTTTATCGTTTCCGGATTGGGCGGGGGAACGGGCAGCGTGGTAACGCCCATTGTGGCGGAATTGGCGAAAAAAAATGGAGCTCTTGTTATCGGCGTAATGACTACGCCTTTTATTTTTGAAGGAGCTCAACGCAAGCATATTGCCGATGAAGCTCTTAAAAAAATAATTCATCGAGTTGACGCGATGGTTACCATTCCGAACAGCCGGCTTTTGCAGACCATTGATAAATCAACTCCTTTATTGGAAGCGTTTAATATTTCCAGCGAAATTTTAAAACAGGCGATAGAAGGAATTTATAATATTCTTAATTTGCCCGGTTTGATTAACATAGATTTTGTTGAAGTCAAAACGGTTATTGAAAACGCCGGAGAAACAATACTCGGCATGGGCACGGCCGAAGGAGAGGACAGAGCCAGGCAAGCCGCAAAATTGGCCTTGGAAAATCCTTTAATAGATATTTCCATCAAGGGAGCGAAAAAAGTTCTTTGCACCATCAGCGGCGGACCGGATTTAACCATGAATGAAGTTTATGAAATCACTCAAGAAATCACCAATCAAATCGGAAAAGAGGCGCAAATTATTTTCGGCGCCGTAACAGATGATAATTTAAAAAATAAAGTTAAGGTGACGATTGTCGCCACGGGTTTCAGCCAATTGCATTCTTATACGCCAATTTTTGAGCCGTTCCACAAAAAAGAATTTACCGAAACTCCACTGCCTCAAAAATCTTCAATTAAAGAAGAAAAAAAAGAAATATTGAAAATAGAACCGATTTCAAAACAGGAATATAAATCAAAGTTTCAAAACAACAGCGAATTGTCGGAAGATGAATTGGAAATTCCCGCGTATTTGAGAAAGAAAAAGATGTAATTTAAGGTGAAATTATAGTCAAAACCGTGAAAATCCGTGTTTTTTACCAGTTTTTCACGGTTATCTTGACAAAACCGTGAAAAAAGTGTATAATAGTAGTATATGACAAAAATACTTAATGTTTTCAATAATATAAATTCTCTTCGTGAGAGATACTATAAAGCGTCTATAGGCAAGCAGGCGCTTATTAAACTTATCGCCGAAACCGAAGTCGCCGAACAGGTTTATAACTCAAACGCCATTGAAAACAGCACGCTTACTTTCGAAGAAACCGAAAAAATACTTCTTCAAATTGATTTGGACAGATTTATTACCGAACGAGAAATTTTTGAAGCAAAGAATTTGGCAAAAGTTGTATCCTATATAGACAAAAAAGCCAAAGAACAAGAACTTACACTTGAAGTAATTTTATCACTTCATAAAATGTTAATTTCAAATATCCGCGATGATGTCGCCGGAAGATTTAGAAAAGACAATGAATTTGTGCGTGTTGGAAACCATATAGCCCCGAATCCAAAAGAAGTAGTGGATCGCCTTGAAAAAATGTTGGCGGAATATAATGCCGCAAGCCATGAGAATATTATTAAGCGCATAGCGAAATTGCATCTTGCTTTTGAATATACCCATCCGTTTATTGACGGCAATGGCCGCATTGGACGCGTTATTAACAATTATTTACTGATACGAGAAGGATTCGTCCCGATAAATATAAAATTTATTGACAGGAAAAAATATTATGAAGCATTTAAAGAATTTGACGAAAAAGGCGCGACGGCTGTTATGGAAGAAATAGTGGGTAGGGCGCTTACTAATAGTTATCACAAACGATTGGCATATTTGGAAGGTAAAAAAATTATCACTCTGGCTGACTATGCTAAAAATAATAAACTTTCGCATTCAAATCTTATAAATAAAGCGGTTCGTCAAACAATTGAAGCTTTCTTGGAAAAGAATGTCTGGAAGATCGGCGTTAATAATACTAAAAAATAATATAAACAACAGCGAATTGTCGGAAGATGAATTGGAAATTCCCGCGTATTTGAGAAAGAGAAAGATGTAAAATGAAAAAGCCCCCGATAGAGACGGAACTCTATAAGGGTCTTCTTCGTGGTGATATAATCATCTTATCAAATATAAAATTTTTGTCAAAACATTTATTGTGAATAAATTTCAAAATTTTTAGAAATAGTGAGTAGTATGTTGGAGTAAAATTTGATATAATTAAAAATTAACAGTTAATACTTGAACAGTAATAACTAACCAAAAAAATAATGTACTCAATTATAGAAACAATCAAACAGGCTGCCAGTAAAAGAAAGATTTTAAAGATTATTTATCGTGAGAAAGATGGTACAAGCGAGGGGTGGCGATATATAGAACCCTATAGTTTCAGTCATGATGATGGCGAAGACGGTCTTTTTGCTTGGGATATTAGTAAAGGTGGCATCAGGAGATTTTCATTTGATAGAATTAATGATATTCAACTCACTGATGAAACATATAATCCGCGTTATGGGATAGAAATTTAATATGGAAAATAAAAAATTTAAATTAAAAATAAAAAAAAGAACTTTACTTATTATTGATTGGGCAAACGTTTGGGGTTGGTCAAAAACTTTAAAATGGGAAGTATGCCCTCAAAAATTATTTAAATTTTTTGATAGACCAAAAATTATTGATAAAAGATTTTATTATGGAGTAGAAAAGGGTCAGCCAAAATCAGAAAATTTTGAATTAGAAATTAAAAACATCGGATTTACTCCTATTTTTAAAGAAGTTAAATGGATACCAGTTTTGCTGGAAGAACAGTCTCATTTTAAGAAAATTGTTAAAGATTTATTTAATGTATTAGATAATGTGAAAAATACAAATTCTAATATTTCAAATAAACTTTATGAGTTGATTAAAAAAATCAATGATTTGTCTGAAACAAGCGTTGGTAACAACAAGGAATCTTTTAACTTGTCTAGTGAGAAAAGTTTAAAGGAAATATTTGACTTAATTGAAGAATTGGATATTGATTTGAAAAATTTGAATATTGAAATAGGCGGGCTTCAAGAAAATTTAAAATTGCCGGTTCGAAGGCGGAAATGTGATTTTGATGTAGAAATAACTAGAGATGCTTTGAATGCTCAAGATAATTATGATACATTATTGTTATTTAGTGGGGATGGTGATTATTCTGCCTTAACAGCGGATTTAATTGCAAAAGGTAAAAAGGTAATTTTAGTTTTTGCTTCTGATCATTTAGGGAAGGAATATCGAGAGATAAAGAGTAATCTTTTTTATGCTTGTTTAATTGATAATTTAAGAGATATTTTACAAAAATAAATCCGAGGAAGTAATTCCTCGGATTTATGTGTATCTCAATGAATAAATTCATTGAGCGCGATTAATTAAAATATAGCATATAATGTTAAAATTACAATAGGCCATTGTGGATAACCTCAAACAGCGAATTGTCGGAAGATGAATTGGAAATTCCCGCGTATTTGAGAAAGAAAAAGGGGTAATTTATCTTGCACTATTCCTTAAATAAACCGCGATAGAACAATAGAAGGGGAATAAATTAATTATAATATAAAATATGAGCCTAACAAATAGAATAAGTGATGGGTGGCTTCGCTTATTAATAACAATTTGCTATACAATTATTTCTTTATTTTTTCTATATAAAGGAGTTGATTTAATAAAAATAGGAGCAAGAGGAGAATGGAGGGTTGTTGCTGATTTTAAAGATATACCACTTTATATAACAAGTATTTCCCCTGGTGTATTAGTAATTTTAGCTGGCATGCTGATAATGTGTTGGGGCCTGCCAACAACTATAAAGAATTTAAAATAAATATGGCCCGAATAAGATACAAAAATCCAATTGAATATAAAGGGTTATAGGCGGGGAAAATTTTATGACAAGAAGATACCTATTAATGAGTCCACGAAGAGAAATTTTAATATATGATGAAAAAAATTAAAAACTAATTTAATCGTCAGTCATATGCATGCAAAAATTTTAAATCAAGATGCCGATACTTATTACAATGAAGGAATAGGCTTAGAAAAATTGGGACACTACGAAGAAGCAATAGAAATGTATGACCAAGCAATTAAAATTAATCCTCGATTTGACGCCGCCTATTACAGTAAAGGAAGGACCTTAAATGAATTAGGGAATTACAGAGAAGCGATAAAAATGTTTGATCAGGCAATTAAAATTGCCCCTCAATTTGCCTGGATTTATAATAAAGGATATCAAGAAGTGATAGAAAGATCCTGTCAGGCAATCAAATTTAGAGGAAGTGACTTAAATGAATTAGGGAATTACAGAGAAGCGATAAAAATGTTTGATCAGGCAATTAAAATTGATCCTCAGAATGCCGATGTTTATATTAGAAAAGGATATGCCTTAGATAAATTAGGTAATCATAGAGAAGCGATAAAAATGTATAAAAAGGCACTTAAAATTGATCCTCATTTTGGAGAATAAATAATTGAATAAAAATAATGAATAGTGACTACGATGATTTAATTAAATTAAAGTAAATGAATCTATGGAAGAAAAATTAAAAAAACGATTTACTTTTAAACTTTGGAGTCGCGAAAGAGATTTAAAAACTTTAAAATATATTGCTATATTTATAGTTGTTTTCGCTTCAATCATAATAATCTTGGATGCGATTGACTATCAGTTTGGCTCCAATGAAGATAACTCAGCTAATGAACCTACTGAGCAAAAAGTGGAAGAAAATAATTGCAATGTGTCGGGCATTCAATTGCATGGGGAATTTGTGACTTATATTCCATCAAATAA
Proteins encoded:
- the ftsZ gene encoding cell division protein FtsZ, which translates into the protein MAQSKNQSSKLAVKIKVIGIGGAGGATIGRLIKAKINNIEYVAINTDFKSLDSIKGKVQKIKIGKKITKGLGTGMNLELGRMAIEESINDVKKSLNNADLIFIVSGLGGGTGSVVTPIVAELAKKNGALVIGVMTTPFIFEGAQRKHIADEALKKIIHRVDAMVTIPNSRLLQTIDKSTPLLEAFNISSEILKQAIEGIYNILNLPGLINIDFVEVKTVIENAGETILGMGTAEGEDRARQAAKLALENPLIDISIKGAKKVLCTISGGPDLTMNEVYEITQEITNQIGKEAQIIFGAVTDDNLKNKVKVTIVATGFSQLHSYTPIFEPFHKKEFTETPLPQKSSIKEEKKEILKIEPISKQEYKSKFQNNSELSEDELEIPAYLRKKKM
- a CDS encoding tetratricopeptide repeat protein, producing MHAKILNQDADTYYNEGIGLEKLGHYEEAIEMYDQAIKINPRFDAAYYSKGRTLNELGNYREAIKMFDQAIKIAPQFAWIYNKGYQEVIERSCQAIKFRGSDLNELGNYREAIKMFDQAIKIDPQNADVYIRKGYALDKLGNHREAIKMYKKALKIDPHFGE
- the ftsA gene encoding cell division protein FtsA — protein: MSSKEIITGIDLGSKSIKIAVGQEVAGELNIIGLAEEPSEGISKGMIISIEDTISSLSSCLEKIDKMISMQIEHAYIGISGSHIISQESKGVIAISRADGEIKDDDVRRVLEAAQTVVTPPNYEFIHSIPRSFTVDNQPGIIDPIGMTGVRLEVESQIILGLSNQIKNLTKCFYRVGVNIDDKILSVLAAAETVLSRRQKDFGVAVVNLGHTTTSLVVFEEGDILLAKVLPIGARHITGDISLGLKIPLDLAEAIKLRYGTTLPDKVDKHEQINLKDLDENEEGLVSRKEVAKIIEARCEEIFEIVDKELMTVARSGKLPAGVVLIGGGSKLDGLVETAKNVFKTPASIGVSQGFTSGINKSYDPIFSTAVGLVLYGPKNSIRNTKVLKNETFSKIKKMFKMLNPL
- a CDS encoding Fic family protein, with product MTKILNVFNNINSLRERYYKASIGKQALIKLIAETEVAEQVYNSNAIENSTLTFEETEKILLQIDLDRFITEREIFEAKNLAKVVSYIDKKAKEQELTLEVILSLHKMLISNIRDDVAGRFRKDNEFVRVGNHIAPNPKEVVDRLEKMLAEYNAASHENIIKRIAKLHLAFEYTHPFIDGNGRIGRVINNYLLIREGFVPINIKFIDRKKYYEAFKEFDEKGATAVMEEIVGRALTNSYHKRLAYLEGKKIITLADYAKNNKLSHSNLINKAVRQTIEAFLEKNVWKIGVNNTKK
- a CDS encoding WYL domain-containing protein, translated to MYSIIETIKQAASKRKILKIIYREKDGTSEGWRYIEPYSFSHDDGEDGLFAWDISKGGIRRFSFDRINDIQLTDETYNPRYGIEI
- a CDS encoding NYN domain-containing protein; this encodes MENKKFKLKIKKRTLLIIDWANVWGWSKTLKWEVCPQKLFKFFDRPKIIDKRFYYGVEKGQPKSENFELEIKNIGFTPIFKEVKWIPVLLEEQSHFKKIVKDLFNVLDNVKNTNSNISNKLYELIKKINDLSETSVGNNKESFNLSSEKSLKEIFDLIEELDIDLKNLNIEIGGLQENLKLPVRRRKCDFDVEITRDALNAQDNYDTLLLFSGDGDYSALTADLIAKGKKVILVFASDHLGKEYREIKSNLFYACLIDNLRDILQK
- a CDS encoding diacylglycerol kinase family protein, giving the protein MFFNRLIKSFINAFRGIGYTFRHEVSFRIQIIFAIVVLIGAFYLPLRTLERVVIILLVAMVLILELANSVLERVVDLFQPKIDYIAKAVKDIMAAAVFVAALASVVVGLIIFVPYLLKI